The DNA sequence CGAATAGTTTCCGATACCGATATAATAATACGCACCAAGCAGGAAACCAAGGAAAACCGTTATTGATGTTGAGTATACAAGATAATCGCTGGGTCTTTTAAGGAAGAGGTTGATAAAATACTGAACTATGACATACAGAAGGAGAATGACTACGGCGTACGCATAGCCCTGCCATGAAAGCATGAGCGCTCCCAGCGAAGCGCCAGCGAAAAGAGCGTATATTGTGGGAAGCCTGTTGTTTCTGTAATAATCACGTATTGACGAGAAAATCCGCGTCGGTGGGTATAATTTATCAATGATTTTGCCTTTATCGATAGTTACAATTGTTCTCTCAAAGAAATAGATTGCAAATAGCACAAAGATAAGTTCTGGTGTATGAATTCTTCCATCCGAGAGGTAGCCAGCACTTATATTGCTTGGCATTAGCATATACAGCAAAGCTGCAACCATCCCTCCTTTCTTGCCAAATACTTCCTTCCCGATAAGGTAAACTGGGATTATGAGAAGTGCACCAAAAAATGCATCAAGTTCCTCGAAGGTCAGCAACGCTGCGCTCGTGATGTTCATGAACGGCGACAGAACCACTGCTATGAATACGACCAGTATATGGAAAAACGGAGTTCTCGGGTTTACCGAGCCAAGAGGATAGTTCAAGGTTGGATCGAAGCTCAGCCAGTGACCTGTCTGTATCACGTGCAGTATGTTGATCCAGTTATAGTATGGATCACTTCCCCCAGATGTTGTGAAGAAACCATTCTGAAAAGTAACCGACCATGCGAAGTAATTTGCCAGGAAGAGGTAGAAACCAACCAGAACCGTGAGAACCACGGCCTCCGGATATTTTCTGATAAATCCCTCCTTCCCAGAAGAGCTGTCCCTGTAAGATAATTCCATCTAAACGCTACCTAAGGTGCTCTAATGGAATCTTCATATAAAAAACTAATCGAGGATTGTATTCGCTGTTATGTATTGAGAGATCAGCCAAGGAGGATCATCTCTTCGTTATCACTGTCGTACTCTATGAGCCTGGAATATCTTCCCCAGTTTATTATCAGTCCAAATGTCTTCTCATTATCGTCAGAAGGGAAAACATTTCTTATGAACTCATCAATATCTTCACGGGAGATTCTCCGCTCTCCGCTTTTTCTGTACAGCTCCATCAACGAATTGAAAGGCTCCAGGTGCAGCAACTGTTCTTTCAGGATATCTCTCCGCTCGTTTATGTCTGATTTAAGGAAATTGTTTCCGAGGTCGGTGAGTTTAACATCCCCGCTGGACACATCTATGAGTCCAAGCGACTCTGCATCCTCCAGCAGGTTCAGCAGCGTCGTCCTCTCTTCATCCAGGACATCGTCAAGTTCAGCAATATCTACGGATCTTCCTTCATCTTCCAGTATCTCCAGTAGGCCAATCAGATCGCCAGTGTTTCTTGTCTCAAGATTTCGCATATTTAATATTCGTATCTTAATGAGATATAAGGTTTAATAATTTCTCTTTCAACCGACATGAAATTCAATGTCACGGTTATATTCTTTATGCGTGAAAGTTACAAACCCGTACGCCGAAATCAGGATCATCACCACAATATACATGTAAATAATAACTGGAAATTCAGAAGCAAAACTCCAAACGGATACAGTAAAAACCGCTGCCAGGAATATGAGGGATACTAGCGGGAAGAACTTGGTTGTAATAACGCGTCCCTTGGTTTTCACCAATGCCACATTGGCAAATGCGTGCACTGATATGAAGAACAGCCCTGCCAGGCTCGACATGTACACGAATGCATTGTAAGGGCCATACAGAACCGAGAGGACAAGGATCAACGTTATGACGGTGACAAGTAAAACAGATGCCGCGCCCTTCTTTCCTGTACCTTTTCCATAATACAGAACATTATCCATGAACATCTTCTTCACTGATTTAAGAAGCGCATTGAGATAAGAAACAGAAAGGTTCATGGCACTAAGCACAAGGAATAGAATTGCCGGTACAAGGAATATGATACCATATTTCTGCTGGATATCGGCAAGCAGGGCAGCTGGATTGTTAACGTAGAGAGTAAGATAGTTGCCAATGAATGCAACCACAGCAAAAGAAGAGATTATCATGATAAGCCCGGATATAAGGAACGCCAGTGCCAGGCCATCAGCGGGTGTTTTCTTTGGGTTCTTGCTGTTTTCTGACAGGAATATTGACGAACCGCTTCCGGAAAACGCAAGTATACCAAATATGACTCCTGTAAGGAAGTTTCCATTAAGGTTCCCGGGATAAAAAATGACGGCGGACCCGTCATATGGGTATAAAAACATGAGGAAGCTAATCACAATAATGAATGCCGCTTCTGCTGTTCCTGCAATGAGTGTGAATTTAAGGGACTTCTTCAGACCGAGGTGAACTATGGCAAAAACGGTTATCACGAAGACCGCGCTCAAAATGAAAGGAATTGTTCTTGCGGAGGAAATGCCAAAATCCAGCATGCTCTCAAAAATGAAATAACCGGCAAAACTTGTTATTGCTAGCAGTACTATTATTGAATAGGCAAGGTAGCTCAGTGCTACGAACAAGCCAGGCACTTTTCCAAGGATTCTTCCTGCGTATGAGTAGTACCCGCCATTTGTAGAAAATCTCCTTGAAAGCTGGTAAGTGGTATTTATTGTCGTGAAAGAAACCAGGAATGATATGATTATCGCGTATGGAAAATCTTCTCCGGCAAAAAGGGCAACAAGGGGGAACACCGCTATAAGGTCAAGCATAGGACCTATTGAAGTGAACGATTGCATCAAGCTGTGTCCCAGTCCAACGTACCTTTCCTGCACTGCGCTGTGATAATGCTGTTGGATATAATCTTGATCAGGAAAGAATAATTATCTGCGTAAGAATGAATGAAGGAAAATGGAACTGAGGACAGCCATATTATCCGATCTTGTTAAGCACAAGGAAATGGGAATTTTACAGAGCGAGATCGAGTCACACTTCGGGTTTTCACGTGCCCATGTTTCTGAAACTCTCTCCATTCTGGTTTCCGAGGGGAAGGTGATAGAAAGGATGGAGGGCAAGCTCCTGAAACGCGTGTGGCTCACAGAGTTTTATCCGTATCCAATCAGCGGGACGATACGGATAGCCATGCTGGCATCCAGTGAATATGTCCCTTTTCTTGCATCTGCACTCTCCGTATGTGCCGAGAATAAAATCACGTTGCGGTTTCGAATACTTAAATCAGCCTACGATGTCATGGACAGCCTGATCTCCGGCAGCAGCGAGATTGCCCTTGCTCCCTTTTACTCACAGATAGTATATTCGATCGTA is a window from the Thermoplasmatales archaeon genome containing:
- a CDS encoding hypothetical protein (putative conserved protein), giving the protein MRNLETRNTGDLIGLLEILEDEGRSVDIAELDDVLDEERTTLLNLLEDAESLGLIDVSSGDVKLTDLGNNFLKSDINERRDILKEQLLHLEPFNSLMELYRKSGERRISREDIDEFIRNVFPSDDNEKTFGLIINWGRYSRLIEYDSDNEEMILLG
- a CDS encoding Amino acid permease; translated protein: MLDLIAVFPLVALFAGEDFPYAIIISFLVSFTTINTTYQLSRRFSTNGGYYSYAGRILGKVPGLFVALSYLAYSIIVLLAITSFAGYFIFESMLDFGISSARTIPFILSAVFVITVFAIVHLGLKKSLKFTLIAGTAEAAFIIVISFLMFLYPYDGSAVIFYPGNLNGNFLTGVIFGILAFSGSGSSIFLSENSKNPKKTPADGLALAFLISGLIMIISSFAVVAFIGNYLTLYVNNPAALLADIQQKYGIIFLVPAILFLVLSAMNLSVSYLNALLKSVKKMFMDNVLYYGKGTGKKGAASVLLVTVITLILVLSVLYGPYNAFVYMSSLAGLFFISVHAFANVALVKTKGRVITTKFFPLVSLIFLAAVFTVSVWSFASEFPVIIYMYIVVMILISAYGFVTFTHKEYNRDIEFHVG